The proteins below come from a single Chitinophaga pinensis DSM 2588 genomic window:
- a CDS encoding sensor histidine kinase: MWKQYRILGIIISLGIGLAAVPIKLTGSDVHSGGLYLAVRTIRYTFTAGLLAFFLHLWLNRKYALLHNKGRYLAYVCSIIFVTIAVFIASILLDFVFSRLSTNSSLSIAIEDLNWYLMILRCLLLSMVQFLIVFYLQLLRERQNRILELEKLKQAQLEADLSNLKEQMSPHFLFNTLNTLISITQEKQVKDYVADLASVYRYMLVHNKLHVVLIENELNFIKSYLYIIKTRLGDAIEIDIHLEGELMQTLIPPLTLQLLLENAIKHNIASVGKPLRIQIYNDASFIIISNNLNPMKSQYYSTGVGLSNLLNRYQLLFSGNLIIEKSSTMFTVKLPIYENFNYRE, from the coding sequence ATGTGGAAACAATACCGGATATTAGGAATCATCATTTCACTCGGAATAGGTCTGGCCGCAGTACCCATTAAATTGACCGGAAGTGATGTTCATTCGGGTGGTCTATATTTAGCGGTACGCACAATCAGATATACTTTCACAGCAGGACTACTTGCATTTTTTTTACACCTTTGGTTGAACAGAAAATATGCCTTGCTTCACAATAAAGGACGATATCTGGCCTACGTATGCAGCATCATATTTGTTACCATAGCTGTTTTTATCGCTTCTATCTTACTCGATTTTGTATTTAGCAGACTATCGACAAACTCCTCCTTATCCATTGCCATAGAGGATCTGAACTGGTACCTGATGATATTAAGGTGTTTACTGCTTAGTATGGTACAATTTCTTATTGTATTTTATTTGCAATTATTGAGAGAAAGGCAAAATCGTATTCTTGAATTAGAAAAGCTTAAACAAGCGCAGTTGGAAGCCGATTTGTCCAATTTGAAGGAGCAAATGAGTCCACACTTTTTGTTTAACACATTAAATACTTTAATCTCGATAACACAGGAAAAACAGGTTAAAGATTACGTTGCTGATCTTGCCAGTGTTTATAGATATATGCTGGTTCATAATAAGTTGCATGTTGTTTTAATAGAAAACGAATTAAATTTCATCAAGTCTTACTTATATATTATTAAAACACGCCTAGGAGATGCCATTGAAATAGACATTCATCTTGAAGGGGAATTAATGCAGACCCTGATACCTCCACTGACATTACAACTTTTGCTGGAAAACGCGATTAAACATAATATAGCATCTGTTGGCAAACCTTTAAGAATACAGATCTATAATGACGCATCGTTTATCATCATAAGTAATAATCTCAACCCAATGAAATCACAGTATTATTCAACGGGGGTCGGACTAAGTAATTTGCTGAACCGCTATCAGCTCTTATTTTCCGGAAATTTAATAATTGAAAAAAGCTCAACAATGTTTACTGTTAAGTTGCCTATATATGAGAATTTTAATTATAGAGAATGA
- a CDS encoding epoxide hydrolase family protein, translating into MNQKMTQMTPFTIAIPQEVLNDLSIRLKQTRWTDEPENAGWNYGTNPAYLRELVDHWQNNYDWRTQETYLNKFPQFKIAIDGTMVHFIYVKGKSNDGKPLILTHGWPDSFYRFHKIIPMLTDPENYGGNAAEDFDLVIPSIPGFGFSDRVPQSSDQTARLWARLMTEVLGYRTFFAAGGDMGATISKSLANQYPSQVSAIHITDVGYPNGREDWLTMSAPEQEFGSFIQQWFFTEGAFNLLQTTKPQTLGYGLNDSPVGLASWIIEKFHAWSGKPENLDDQYTKDDLITNIMIYWITETINTSIRTYAEEGKAAWTTGLQSEMRVEAPTGVALFPGEAPFPIEWANRKVNVQRFNIIEKGSHFAALTVPDLYAKELRDFFYGKF; encoded by the coding sequence ATGAATCAAAAAATGACCCAGATGACACCCTTTACAATAGCAATTCCACAAGAAGTATTAAATGATCTGTCTATAAGATTAAAACAGACGCGTTGGACTGATGAACCAGAAAATGCTGGCTGGAATTATGGCACCAATCCGGCTTATTTACGCGAACTGGTAGATCACTGGCAGAATAATTACGATTGGAGAACCCAGGAGACCTATCTGAATAAATTTCCACAGTTTAAGATAGCAATAGATGGTACCATGGTGCATTTTATATATGTGAAAGGAAAATCTAACGACGGCAAACCATTGATCTTAACCCACGGATGGCCAGATAGCTTCTATAGGTTTCATAAAATAATCCCCATGCTTACTGATCCCGAAAATTATGGCGGTAATGCAGCAGAGGATTTTGATCTTGTGATCCCCTCAATACCTGGTTTTGGATTTTCAGACCGCGTTCCGCAAAGTAGTGATCAGACGGCCCGTTTATGGGCCAGGTTAATGACAGAGGTATTAGGATACCGAACGTTCTTTGCAGCAGGAGGCGATATGGGTGCAACAATCAGCAAATCATTGGCCAATCAGTATCCTTCACAGGTCTCTGCTATTCATATCACGGATGTTGGCTATCCAAACGGGCGGGAGGATTGGTTAACAATGTCTGCCCCGGAGCAGGAGTTTGGCAGCTTTATCCAGCAATGGTTTTTTACAGAAGGGGCTTTTAACCTTCTTCAGACGACAAAGCCGCAAACACTAGGTTACGGCTTAAATGATTCCCCTGTAGGTCTAGCATCCTGGATAATTGAAAAGTTCCATGCTTGGTCTGGTAAGCCGGAAAACTTAGACGATCAATATACGAAAGATGACCTGATCACCAATATCATGATATATTGGATCACGGAAACCATTAATACCTCAATCCGTACATATGCTGAGGAAGGTAAGGCCGCCTGGACAACAGGCTTGCAATCGGAAATGAGAGTCGAAGCCCCTACAGGCGTAGCCTTATTTCCGGGAGAAGCACCTTTTCCAATAGAATGGGCCAACAGGAAAGTGAATGTGCAACGATTTAATATTATAGAAAAAGGTAGCCATTTTGCTGCGTTGACTGTGCCAGATCTGTATGCAAAAGAATTGAGGGATTTCTTTTATGGCAAATTTTAA
- a CDS encoding SDR family oxidoreductase — MKLENSTVLITGGTNGIGLEFAKQLMQHGANVIVTGRNPDKLDETKRQFPGINTIQSDVNNPDSIKALYKQVTSQFPELNIIINNAGIMHSVEVNDKGVDIYNVTEEIETNFSGTIRMIHQFLPHLMNKKSSAIVNVTSGLAFVPFTVSPIYCGTKAGIHIYSQALRLQLKNTSVKVFEVAPPKTNKPLQTGIPEKSHPRDMKVDKMVSLSIQGILNDKLEIRPGLANVMKWMSRIAPNFFTEMIDKRISKAKASLQH; from the coding sequence ATGAAATTGGAAAACAGTACTGTATTGATTACAGGGGGAACTAACGGGATTGGTTTGGAGTTTGCGAAACAATTAATGCAACATGGTGCAAACGTTATTGTTACCGGTCGCAATCCTGACAAACTGGATGAAACAAAAAGGCAATTTCCAGGTATAAATACTATTCAAAGCGATGTGAATAATCCGGATAGTATTAAGGCGCTTTACAAGCAGGTTACATCCCAATTTCCTGAGTTGAATATCATCATTAATAATGCGGGAATTATGCATAGTGTGGAGGTAAACGATAAGGGTGTGGACATATATAACGTTACGGAGGAGATTGAAACGAATTTTTCAGGAACCATCCGGATGATTCATCAGTTTCTCCCTCATTTGATGAATAAAAAATCTTCAGCGATTGTAAATGTTACGTCAGGTCTTGCATTTGTACCATTCACTGTTTCACCAATATATTGCGGCACGAAAGCGGGCATTCATATATATTCACAGGCATTGCGGCTTCAACTGAAAAACACAAGTGTGAAAGTATTTGAGGTGGCTCCTCCGAAAACAAACAAGCCTTTGCAAACAGGTATACCGGAAAAGAGTCATCCCAGGGATATGAAAGTAGACAAAATGGTGAGCCTTTCTATTCAGGGTATTTTAAATGATAAGCTGGAAATCAGACCTGGATTAGCGAATGTTATGAAGTGGATGAGCCGGATAGCGCCTAACTTCTTTACGGAAATGATAGATAAAAGAATAAGTAAAGCAAAAGCTAGTCTCCAACATTAA
- a CDS encoding SusC/RagA family TonB-linked outer membrane protein, with translation MIVNLTRYSYGCSVVLLTLVFTLMSNFANAQGTADTRVSVSGTIKDGGDGTFVPGTSISISDSKAGAVSNIDGGFTIKANVGSTLTFSIVGYLPFTYKVKGAESNVAIVLKRDKTDLKDVVVIGYQEASRKSVTASVTSVNPKNLLDVPTPSLGALLQGRAPGLDVQNFSGEPGVRSNIVMRGNTAVSRSINSDFTTAQGKASLARALSGPLYVIDGVPQSTEDIAAINYGSGTNTDALAGIAVNDIQSIDILKDASAAAIYGSRGAGGVIIITTKRGITGRPRIDFSAYHGITDMPSLDKILIGAEERRGKMALIQHYGQYLNLQNIPQILTDSLNPAFNNANDYQGQLYQTGQVGNYDLSVSGGTNLINYRYSLNYYDEEGIIKKSGFQRYSFSSTTGLNLSPKLNISTIIRYARSDRPRSINDLSGGYGPFNGGYYASSPLPSSALYLSPANAAFIFGNTTNQTDRNSDDNLSISPVIDWKISKKFSFNTVISYTAHSARSDSYTPGAVRRDGTGAASSFVENRNNYLMSNALQYTTGLGEHHTLNLLLGQNTEYMEYRATISSAVGIPNDQIRTVTVLDKNLAETSTDLLQSGIQTGFLRVNYGFKGRYLLSAVINADASSRFGKNNRWGYFPSVSAGWVISDEPWLKNESSWLTLLKLRASYGETGRQPDGGDNYLSYNTYNIGAGAFPGSTNPSTGNNQSLSYNGVPAISLNFDKGLSNPNLSWEKTSQSNLGLDLTLLNGRFSVVTDAYVKSTHGGIFTLAVPITTGYSTNTANAIGVRNTGVEMQFIANIFEPTKPFQWQFLLNIAHNDNIITSLPNGGRDIYLDKYLLRQGQPINTYNTFKATGIYRTDADVPVNPVTGSVLNFYGYPFRGGDPIWQDSNGDGVLDATDYVPTGNPNPKLTGGFSNTFSYKRFTLDIFCTFTAGRQIYNDYLAGRLSQLVPTDDGDPNPLHSISTHSLPDLNGINYWYNPGDNAQYPSLSSVTGTRYKYALVSSQWVESGAYLRIKKISLGYSLNPALLERVHMKRVRIYGLVDNLKIFQKSKNVPDAEQVDAFGVYSGSGYPLPKKFTLGLDVSL, from the coding sequence ATGATTGTTAATTTAACAAGATACAGCTACGGCTGTAGTGTAGTGTTATTAACGCTCGTCTTCACCCTTATGTCTAATTTTGCCAATGCACAAGGCACGGCGGACACGCGTGTCAGTGTGTCCGGGACTATCAAGGACGGAGGAGACGGCACATTCGTTCCAGGCACATCGATCAGTATCTCTGATTCTAAAGCAGGTGCAGTATCAAATATAGATGGCGGCTTTACCATCAAAGCCAATGTAGGTAGCACCCTGACATTCTCAATTGTCGGCTATCTGCCTTTTACTTATAAAGTGAAAGGTGCTGAATCCAATGTAGCTATTGTATTAAAGCGCGATAAAACGGACCTTAAAGATGTAGTGGTTATCGGTTATCAGGAAGCTTCCCGCAAGAGTGTGACGGCTTCTGTGACTTCTGTAAATCCTAAAAACTTATTGGATGTCCCTACCCCCTCACTGGGTGCGCTCTTACAAGGTCGTGCGCCTGGACTGGACGTCCAGAACTTTTCGGGTGAACCTGGTGTAAGAAGTAATATAGTAATGCGTGGTAATACAGCAGTCAGTAGAAGTATCAACAGTGACTTCACCACTGCCCAAGGTAAAGCAAGTCTTGCCCGTGCTTTGAGTGGCCCATTATATGTAATTGATGGGGTACCACAAAGTACAGAAGATATCGCTGCCATCAACTATGGTAGTGGTACCAATACGGATGCGTTAGCAGGTATTGCCGTAAATGACATCCAGAGTATTGACATCCTGAAAGATGCGTCTGCTGCTGCCATTTACGGTTCCAGGGGTGCTGGTGGTGTCATTATCATCACGACCAAGCGTGGTATTACCGGTAGACCCAGAATCGACTTCTCTGCTTATCATGGTATCACAGATATGCCGTCGCTTGATAAGATATTGATCGGTGCTGAAGAACGCCGGGGCAAAATGGCATTGATACAGCATTATGGACAATACCTAAACCTCCAGAATATTCCTCAGATACTTACGGACAGTCTGAATCCCGCTTTTAACAACGCAAACGACTATCAGGGCCAGCTGTATCAAACGGGCCAGGTTGGTAACTATGACCTTTCCGTAAGTGGAGGTACTAATCTTATCAACTACAGGTACTCTCTTAATTATTATGATGAAGAGGGCATTATCAAGAAATCCGGTTTTCAGAGATATAGTTTCAGTAGCACTACTGGTTTGAATTTATCTCCCAAACTGAATATCAGCACCATTATCCGCTATGCCAGATCCGACAGACCCAGATCTATTAATGATCTGTCAGGAGGGTATGGTCCTTTTAATGGCGGTTATTACGCTTCAAGCCCTTTACCATCGTCAGCATTATATTTATCGCCTGCTAATGCGGCTTTCATTTTCGGCAATACTACCAATCAGACAGACCGCAACTCAGATGATAATTTGTCCATCAGTCCTGTAATTGACTGGAAAATCTCTAAAAAATTCAGCTTTAATACAGTAATATCTTACACGGCACATAGTGCACGTTCGGATTCATATACCCCAGGCGCGGTAAGAAGAGATGGAACGGGAGCCGCATCCAGCTTTGTGGAAAACAGGAACAATTACCTGATGAGTAATGCCCTTCAATACACCACCGGATTGGGTGAACACCATACCCTGAACCTGTTGTTGGGTCAGAATACGGAGTACATGGAATACAGGGCGACAATATCAAGCGCAGTAGGTATTCCGAATGACCAGATCCGGACAGTTACGGTACTTGATAAGAATCTGGCTGAAACCAGCACCGACTTGCTACAGAGCGGAATTCAGACGGGTTTCCTGCGTGTCAACTATGGCTTTAAAGGACGCTATCTGTTATCTGCTGTAATAAATGCGGATGCTTCTTCCCGTTTTGGTAAAAACAATCGCTGGGGTTACTTCCCCTCCGTGTCTGCAGGTTGGGTGATCAGTGATGAACCATGGCTGAAAAACGAAAGTAGCTGGCTCACGTTATTAAAACTGCGCGCAAGTTATGGTGAAACCGGACGTCAACCGGATGGTGGTGATAACTACCTGTCTTATAACACCTACAACATTGGTGCAGGCGCCTTCCCTGGTAGCACCAACCCTTCTACAGGCAACAACCAATCCCTATCTTACAATGGTGTTCCTGCGATCTCCCTTAATTTTGATAAAGGTCTTTCCAACCCAAACCTGAGCTGGGAGAAAACAAGCCAATCGAACCTGGGTCTGGATCTTACTTTGTTGAATGGGCGTTTTAGCGTAGTGACAGATGCATATGTTAAATCCACACATGGAGGGATCTTCACACTGGCGGTGCCTATCACTACCGGTTATTCCACTAACACCGCCAATGCTATTGGTGTGAGAAATACAGGGGTAGAAATGCAGTTCATTGCCAATATCTTTGAACCTACCAAACCATTCCAATGGCAGTTCCTGTTGAACATCGCCCATAACGATAACATCATTACCTCTTTACCAAATGGTGGCCGCGATATCTATCTTGATAAATACTTGTTGAGACAAGGTCAGCCTATTAACACATACAATACATTCAAAGCAACCGGTATATACAGAACCGATGCTGATGTACCTGTGAATCCTGTAACAGGTTCAGTTCTCAACTTCTATGGTTATCCCTTCAGAGGAGGAGACCCGATCTGGCAGGATTCCAATGGAGACGGCGTACTGGATGCAACAGACTATGTTCCTACGGGCAACCCCAATCCTAAATTGACAGGTGGTTTCAGTAACACATTCAGCTATAAAAGATTTACACTGGATATCTTCTGTACGTTCACTGCCGGTCGTCAGATCTACAATGATTACTTAGCGGGAAGATTGTCCCAGCTGGTACCGACTGATGATGGTGATCCAAATCCCTTACACTCGATCAGTACACACTCCCTGCCCGACCTGAATGGTATCAATTATTGGTATAATCCAGGTGATAATGCACAGTATCCTTCATTGAGTTCTGTAACAGGTACCCGTTATAAATATGCACTGGTAAGTTCACAGTGGGTAGAAAGCGGTGCCTACCTGCGTATTAAGAAAATATCACTGGGTTATAGCTTGAATCCCGCATTACTGGAAAGAGTGCATATGAAGCGTGTGCGTATCTATGGTCTTGTAGATAACCTGAAGATTTTCCAGAAATCAAAGAATGTACCTGATGCAGAACAGGTAGATGCCTTTGGTGTATATAGTGGCAGTGGCTATCCCCTGCCTAAGAAATTCACATTGGGATTGGATGTCAGTCTATAA
- a CDS encoding RagB/SusD family nutrient uptake outer membrane protein, with the protein MNKRLLHKGYITLLLASIMTLSSCSKILDLEPHNSTFTEAYFTNESDANTAIAGAYALLRNILIADNTWHVYGDVPASEFLINGNYDSGNSNVALGLFTGLNVNGGSYWNWQKYYKLLQQINLIIARVPGIDSTKFVDPATKSHIIGEAYFLRAFTYFFMSRVWGGVPLKLTPDYDANAALNIPRSPADVVLAQCLADVSIAEKDMAFGYSDEGQRAVRANKGSAYALEAHIKAWKKDYAGCEAAANTVITQGGYQLVDSANYASVFIGKSAEGIFEININGGQNEGIAINGGGNGSAVTLMQPFVYGKGYLEWPVSTIYVNNLYKTDSATDIRYRSFFFQPQSSNGQVIKYANITYADGSTKGDPRLNNNLNIFRLADIILLRAEALNKLGRDGEAVTLLNQVRKRAGVPDYNGAGEALATTILEERLRELFFEGQSYFDLVRNDKVTLYNESFSQDQYNKGGWLWPIDPNMFKDDYTLAQTPFWQGKL; encoded by the coding sequence ATGAACAAACGACTCTTACATAAAGGTTATATCACCTTATTACTGGCTTCCATCATGACATTATCATCATGCAGTAAGATACTGGACCTGGAGCCTCACAATTCTACTTTCACAGAAGCATATTTCACCAATGAATCAGATGCAAATACCGCCATCGCGGGCGCCTATGCGCTGTTGAGAAATATTCTTATCGCAGATAACACATGGCATGTCTATGGCGACGTTCCTGCCAGCGAATTTCTGATCAACGGAAACTATGACTCGGGCAACAGCAACGTGGCATTAGGGCTTTTTACGGGCCTGAACGTAAATGGCGGCAGCTACTGGAACTGGCAGAAATATTATAAGCTACTTCAGCAGATAAACCTGATCATTGCCAGGGTACCAGGTATCGACTCTACAAAATTTGTCGATCCTGCTACTAAGTCCCATATTATCGGGGAAGCATACTTCCTCCGTGCTTTTACTTATTTCTTCATGAGCAGGGTATGGGGTGGCGTACCATTAAAACTTACGCCTGACTATGACGCCAATGCTGCTTTAAATATTCCGAGAAGTCCTGCTGATGTAGTACTGGCACAATGTCTGGCAGATGTAAGTATTGCTGAAAAAGATATGGCCTTTGGTTACAGCGATGAAGGACAGCGTGCTGTAAGAGCAAACAAAGGAAGCGCCTATGCATTGGAAGCACATATCAAGGCATGGAAAAAAGATTATGCTGGTTGTGAGGCTGCTGCCAATACAGTGATTACCCAAGGTGGTTACCAGCTGGTAGACTCTGCTAATTACGCATCTGTATTCATCGGCAAATCAGCGGAAGGCATTTTCGAGATCAATATTAATGGAGGACAGAATGAAGGCATTGCCATCAATGGTGGTGGCAACGGTTCTGCCGTTACACTCATGCAACCTTTTGTTTATGGTAAAGGATACCTGGAATGGCCTGTGAGTACAATCTATGTCAACAATCTTTATAAAACAGATAGTGCTACAGATATCCGTTACAGAAGCTTCTTCTTTCAACCACAGTCCTCTAATGGCCAGGTGATTAAATATGCTAATATCACCTACGCAGATGGCTCTACAAAAGGAGATCCGAGATTAAATAACAACCTGAATATATTCAGGCTCGCCGATATTATACTCCTGAGAGCAGAAGCTTTAAATAAGTTAGGCCGTGATGGAGAAGCTGTCACACTGTTAAACCAGGTACGTAAAAGAGCTGGCGTACCCGACTATAATGGCGCAGGCGAAGCACTGGCTACTACAATACTGGAAGAACGCCTGAGAGAATTATTCTTTGAAGGGCAATCTTATTTTGATCTTGTAAGAAATGATAAAGTGACGCTTTATAATGAATCTTTCAGTCAGGATCAGTACAATAAAGGAGGATGGTTATGGCCAATCGATCCTAACATGTTCAAAGACGACTACACCCTTGCACAGACACCTTTCTGGCAGGGTAAACTCTAA
- a CDS encoding DUF5007 domain-containing protein: protein MNSNFKATAYALLAAVALSSACKKVENGYLSNQIRYVDNPMEVKRGQIEQTVAVSNDGSSAPVVYKLLDIRDSSGHHADSLFASYSRYEWIGEFNPDTDTTVDLLNKKRQLVNKPPFDFNIHTGAFTFYNTTTKVPLGKYDFDIQATNENGTKTFKNIASFTLVDDAPYVIGAGGAALFLDGTTTSYDIGAPEVTIVKTSDEGTNIVLKITDKNGKPFNPSAGEIIRRGDRSDFGTYAQFHPLVYTDSTMTCNFETTPFPLKQSTYGYLIYYRIPSQYVIADPGYAPDNKQIYSANPRFQFNIYQEGTYEVTVKVKRVTRDTN from the coding sequence ATGAATAGTAATTTCAAAGCTACTGCTTATGCATTGCTTGCAGCCGTTGCGCTTTCATCTGCCTGTAAAAAGGTGGAAAATGGTTACCTGAGTAACCAGATACGGTATGTTGATAATCCGATGGAGGTAAAACGCGGACAAATAGAGCAAACTGTTGCGGTTAGTAATGATGGTTCCAGCGCACCGGTAGTATATAAACTACTCGATATCAGGGACAGCTCAGGCCATCATGCAGATTCACTCTTTGCTTCTTACAGCCGCTACGAATGGATCGGTGAGTTTAATCCAGATACAGATACTACCGTAGACCTGTTGAATAAGAAAAGACAACTGGTAAATAAACCGCCCTTCGATTTCAATATTCATACAGGCGCATTTACCTTTTATAATACAACGACCAAAGTCCCTTTGGGCAAATACGATTTTGATATACAAGCCACCAACGAAAATGGCACTAAAACCTTCAAGAACATCGCCTCCTTTACTTTGGTTGATGATGCGCCCTATGTAATCGGCGCCGGTGGAGCTGCTTTGTTTCTTGATGGTACAACTACCAGTTATGACATCGGAGCACCTGAAGTAACCATCGTAAAGACTTCTGACGAGGGCACCAATATTGTCCTGAAAATAACAGACAAAAATGGCAAGCCATTCAATCCTTCTGCAGGAGAAATTATCAGAAGAGGTGATCGTAGCGATTTTGGTACTTATGCGCAGTTCCATCCACTCGTATATACAGATTCCACAATGACCTGTAATTTCGAGACAACACCGTTTCCTTTGAAGCAAAGTACTTACGGTTACCTGATCTATTACCGTATTCCCAGTCAGTATGTAATAGCTGACCCTGGTTATGCTCCGGATAACAAGCAGATATATAGTGCGAATCCAAGGTTTCAGTTTAATATCTACCAGGAGGGTACTTATGAGGTAACAGTAAAAGTGAAGCGCGTGACAAGAGATACTAATTAA
- a CDS encoding M13 family metallopeptidase, whose amino-acid sequence MKNWFLLSLFLGSFVACKQQTTEKTFIAIEGIDSTIQPGDNFYNYVNLKWYDTAQIPPSQSGVGAYRFMNYQQRLKLQGILDSVSKSNNPAGSLEQKIGDFFAAGMDTTIINQRGFGPLKTGLQRIDAIGSIADMLTFVAEETKLSNISLIDFQILPDQENSSMNMGHIYQTGIGMPDRDYYFKTDTSTIAIQQAYKKYLTDLFTLTGSDAALAQKNAALVYDIQKQLASSHKTNIELRDVKGNFHKVALADLNKQQANIGWATVFKQLGATFDSLDVAQSGYYDKLNTLFKTVPLEDWKTYLRANYISNYADYLSKPFVDAAFEYNKALTGQAMQKTRGEVMSGVVDNYLGQALGQLYTKLYFPESAKTRMLELVNNLQKAFSNRIDHLDWMSDSTKQKAKEKLFAITKKIGYPDKWREYKHVTVIRNKYFENIVSAAANNFQYNLAKLGKPVDKTEWFTTPSTVTAYNNPYANEIVFPAGILQPPYFDNNADDALNYGGIGMVIGHEMTHTFDDQGAQFDKNGNVKSWWTPQDYEKFKAKTQQVIDLYSKFTVLDSMHIKGALTVGENTADISGVAVAYDAFKMTKQGQDTSRIGGFTPDQRFFFSIARIWRVKMKDEYLRYWVNNDPHSPPMWRVNGPLMNIAAFYTAFNVQPGQKLYLDEDKRIKIW is encoded by the coding sequence ATGAAAAACTGGTTCTTACTATCGCTTTTCTTAGGTTCTTTTGTTGCCTGCAAGCAACAAACTACTGAAAAAACCTTCATTGCTATTGAAGGGATTGACTCAACCATCCAGCCTGGCGATAATTTTTATAATTATGTAAATTTAAAATGGTATGATACCGCACAAATACCACCCAGCCAATCGGGCGTAGGTGCATACCGGTTTATGAACTATCAGCAACGACTGAAGTTACAGGGTATCCTTGACAGCGTGTCAAAAAGCAACAATCCCGCTGGCAGCCTTGAACAAAAAATCGGTGATTTCTTTGCTGCCGGAATGGACACTACTATCATCAATCAGCGTGGATTTGGGCCACTCAAAACAGGCTTACAGCGGATCGACGCCATTGGCAGTATTGCTGATATGCTCACATTCGTGGCGGAAGAAACCAAATTGTCAAACATATCTCTAATTGACTTTCAGATTTTACCTGATCAGGAAAACAGTAGCATGAATATGGGGCATATTTATCAAACTGGTATTGGTATGCCTGACAGGGATTATTACTTCAAGACTGACACTTCCACCATTGCCATACAGCAGGCATATAAAAAATATCTTACTGATCTCTTTACGTTGACAGGAAGCGATGCAGCTTTAGCGCAAAAAAATGCTGCCCTTGTTTACGATATCCAAAAGCAGTTGGCTTCCTCACATAAGACCAATATCGAACTACGGGACGTAAAAGGTAATTTCCATAAAGTAGCGCTGGCTGACTTAAATAAACAACAAGCAAATATAGGTTGGGCTACCGTTTTTAAACAGCTCGGGGCTACCTTTGATTCGCTGGATGTAGCCCAATCTGGCTATTATGATAAGCTGAACACACTCTTCAAAACAGTTCCGCTTGAGGATTGGAAAACATATCTGAGGGCAAATTATATCAGCAACTACGCGGATTATCTCAGTAAGCCTTTTGTGGATGCGGCCTTTGAATATAATAAAGCCCTTACAGGACAGGCCATGCAAAAAACACGTGGCGAGGTGATGTCAGGCGTAGTAGATAACTATCTCGGTCAGGCACTGGGACAATTATATACCAAGCTATATTTTCCAGAGTCTGCCAAAACGCGGATGCTGGAGCTTGTGAATAATCTGCAGAAAGCGTTCTCTAACAGAATAGATCATCTCGACTGGATGAGTGACAGCACCAAACAAAAAGCCAAGGAAAAATTATTTGCCATCACCAAAAAGATCGGATACCCCGATAAATGGCGCGAATACAAGCATGTAACCGTTATAAGGAATAAATATTTTGAAAATATAGTATCGGCCGCCGCAAATAACTTCCAATATAACCTGGCCAAACTCGGGAAGCCTGTTGACAAGACAGAGTGGTTTACTACACCTTCCACTGTTACCGCCTATAACAATCCTTACGCCAACGAGATTGTTTTTCCAGCCGGCATTCTGCAACCACCATACTTTGATAATAATGCGGATGACGCACTTAACTATGGTGGTATTGGCATGGTAATCGGACATGAAATGACGCATACATTTGATGACCAGGGCGCCCAGTTTGACAAAAACGGTAATGTTAAAAGCTGGTGGACACCTCAAGATTATGAGAAATTTAAGGCAAAAACACAACAGGTCATAGACCTCTACAGCAAATTCACGGTACTGGATAGTATGCACATAAAAGGTGCGCTTACAGTAGGAGAAAACACAGCAGATATAAGCGGGGTAGCGGTCGCATATGATGCTTTTAAAATGACCAAGCAAGGCCAGGATACCTCAAGAATTGGCGGTTTTACACCTGATCAGCGCTTTTTCTTTTCAATAGCCAGGATCTGGCGGGTGAAAATGAAAGATGAATACCTCCGTTACTGGGTAAATAACGACCCTCATTCTCCCCCTATGTGGCGTGTAAATGGCCCATTGATGAATATAGCGGCTTTTTATACAGCTTTTAATGTACAACCCGGACAGAAATTATACCTGGACGAAGATAAGCGGATCAAGATCTGGTAA
- a CDS encoding DUF6576 domain-containing protein has product MITYSVHLLLIDNQFFKKRGARIISIDHRYNMNRANQQENINAILEKIHKKGINSLSKKEKDLLNRYSGSN; this is encoded by the coding sequence GTGATAACATACAGCGTACATCTATTGCTGATAGATAATCAGTTTTTCAAGAAGCGCGGGGCGCGTATTATCAGCATTGATCACAGGTACAATATGAACAGAGCAAATCAACAGGAGAATATTAATGCCATACTGGAAAAGATCCATAAAAAAGGTATTAACAGCCTTAGTAAAAAAGAGAAAGATTTGCTAAACCGTTACTCAGGATCTAATTAA